A genomic stretch from Cloacibacterium caeni includes:
- the msrB gene encoding peptide-methionine (R)-S-oxide reductase MsrB — protein MENQSVKNPYYSRTDKTKLNVSNAEWKKILPTDLYYVAREADTERPFTGKYNDFDEIGEYYCAVCGNHLFRSSSKFASTCGWPSFFEADKEGVSYKRDSSHGMERIEVLCKRCDSHLGHVFNDGPEPTGMRYCMNSVSLDFQRDSEKK, from the coding sequence ATGGAAAATCAAAGCGTTAAAAACCCATATTATTCTAGAACAGATAAAACGAAACTGAATGTTTCTAATGCAGAATGGAAGAAAATTCTTCCTACAGATTTATATTATGTAGCGAGAGAAGCAGATACAGAGCGTCCTTTTACAGGAAAATACAATGATTTCGATGAAATAGGCGAGTATTATTGTGCGGTTTGTGGCAATCATTTATTCAGAAGTTCTTCTAAGTTTGCATCAACTTGTGGATGGCCAAGTTTCTTCGAAGCAGATAAAGAAGGCGTTTCTTATAAGAGAGATTCTTCTCACGGAATGGAAAGAATAGAAGTGCTTTGCAAGCGTTGTGATTCGCATCTTGGTCATGTTTTTAATGACGGCCCAGAACCTACAGGAATGCGCTATTGTATGAACTCTGTGAGTCTAGATTTTCAGAGAGATTCTGAGAAAAAATAG